In one Parambassis ranga chromosome 6, fParRan2.1, whole genome shotgun sequence genomic region, the following are encoded:
- the sh3bp1 gene encoding SH3 domain-binding protein 1, which yields MLRQSLSILKQFGSAAKSQDATELLHEDLVMVEQRVEPAKKAAQVLHKKLQCCMQSQPGLEAEKRMKKLPLMLLSISMAESLKDFDAESSIRRVLEMCCFMEKILANMLADFEMKVEKEVLEPLNKLSEDDLPEILKNKKQFAKLTLDWNNAKIKSQASTGPQAKQDGLREEVEEAWRKLESIRDQYSADLYHFATKEDDYANHFIHLLELQAEYHKNSVEFLEKNISELKENHNQKGPAPSLSGQKVYGEDLLSHLSQSNREIAVPIQECIHMLLRTGMREEGLFRLAAAASVVKRLKTCLDQGNVDHSDFSMDPHAVAGALKCYLRELPEPLMTFELYNDWFKAAGEKDLNEKLEQFKLLLKKLPPENYNNLRYLVQFLSLLSEQQAVNKMTPSNIAIVLGPNLLWPRAEGEAALFDMASASSVQVVTVIEPLIQYSSSLFPEALSFEIPDLPDVPDVPPPAAQSFFSEKERLSRTVSSSSTASSISSYHLPVSKTNSTASQDSSSFFLVKSGSVTSRSSTSTWAGPAAEEAAAPPQSAHQNTTSSGSPFLNPSPTLASSASYSCSSNQNPAPIPRAAGSAPNAGQTKSPTQKQCSDQSQLEPILEAPPDSPKALVKIASPYKPKRTFNPTKANDQVTIQFTKPRPPAPPKAQAPPPPTTAEAAAADTSRPRPMAAPRALQPSLKKPPAKKPGLRAPNCPPPLPPPSQAKEVPSIAQ from the exons ATGCTCCGGCAGTCTCTGAGCATCTTGAAGCAGTTCGGCTCTGCGGCAAA GTCACAAGATGCCACCGAGCTCCTACATGAGGACCTGGTTATG GTGGAGCAGCGAGTGGAACCGGCCAAGAAGGCAGCTCAGGTCCTCCATAAGAAGCTGCAGTGCTGCATGCAGAGTCAGCCCGGACTGGAGGCTGAAAAACGAATG AAAAAGCTTCCTCTGATGCTGCTGTCCATCAGCATGGCCGAAAGCCTCAAAGACTTTGATGCAGAGTCCTCAATCAG gagGGTGCTGGAGATGTGTTGTTTCATGGAGAAGATACTTGCCAACATGCTGGCAGACTTTGAGATGAAGGTGGAGAAGGAAGTCCTGGAGCCGCTCAACAAACTCAGTGAG GATGATCTACCAGAAATCCTTAAGAACAAGAAGCAGTTTGCAAAGCTCACTCTGGACTGGAACAATGCTAAAATAAA gagCCAGGCCAGCACTGGGCCCCAGGCAAAGCAGGATGGGCTGAGGGAGGAAGTGGAAGAAGCTTGGAGGAAGTTGGAGAGCATCAGG GACCAGTACTCTGCAGACCTCTATCACTTCGCAACTAAGGAGGATGACTATGCTAATCACTTCATCCAT CTCCTCGAGCTGCAAGCAGAATACCACAAAAATTCAGTCGAGTTcctggaaaaaaacatcagcGAGCTTAAGGAGAACCACAATCAGAAAG GCCCAGCACCAAGCCTCTCCGGTCAGAAGGTGTATGGGGAGGATCTGCTCTCACACCTGTCTCAAAGCAACAGAGAAATCGCTGTGCCGATCCAGGAGTGTATTCACATGCTGCTGAGGACAGGCATGAGGGAGGAG GGTTTGTTTCGTTtggcagctgcagcctcagtgGTCAAGAGATTGAAGACTTGTCTGGATCAGGGGAATGTAGACCACAGTGACTTCAGCATGGACCCTCATGCTGTGGCAG GAGCTTTGAAGTGTTACCTTCGAGAACTTCCCGAACCTCTGATGACCTTTGAACTCTATAACGACTGGTTTAAAGCAGCGGG GGAAAAAGACCTGAATGAGAAGCTGGAACAGTTCAAGTTGCTCCTGAAGAAACTACCACCTGAAAACTACAACAACCTCAG gtaccTTGTccagtttttgtctctgttatCTGAACAGCAAGCTGTTAACAAGATGACACCCAGTAACATCGCCATCGTCCTGGGACCAAACCTGCTCTGGCCACGAGCTGAGGG gGAAGCAGCTCTGTTTGACATGGCATCAGCCTCATCAGTCCAGGTGGTGACAGTCATCGAGCCTCTTATTCAGTACAGCTCCAGTCTCTTCCCTGAAG ctttATCCTTTGAGATTCCAGACTTACCCGATGTTCCAGATGTACCTCCTCCTGCTGCGCAGTCTTTCTTTTCAGAAAAGGAGAGACTGAGCAGAACAGTTTCCTCATCATCCAccgcctcctccatctcctcttaTCACCTCCCAGTCTCCAAGACAAACAG CACAGCGTCTCAGGACAGTAGCAGCTTCTTCCTGGTGAAATCCGGCTCTGTTACCAGTCGCAGCAGCACCTCCACATGGGCGGgcccagcagcagaggaggcagcagcaccaccacaaTCAGCCCATCAAAACACAACTTCCAGTGGCTCACCTTTCCTCAATCCCAGCCCCACTCTGGCCTCCAGTGCTTCCTATTCATGTAGCTCAAACCAGAACCCAGCCCCGATTCCTAGAGCAGCAGGATCAGCGCCAAACGCGGGTCAGACAAAGAGTCCCACCCAGAAGCAGTGCTCGGATCAGAGCCAGCTGGAGCCAATTTTGGAAGCACCACCAGACTCACCCAAAGCACTTGTGAAGATAGCATCACCATATAAAC CAAAGAGAACATTCAACCCAACCAAAGCCAATGATCAGGTGACCATTCAGTTCACCAAACCCAGGCCTCCGGCACCTCCCAAGGCCCAGGCCCCTCCACCCCCAACTACAGCcgaggcagcagcagcggacACTTCTAGGCCTCGGCCGATGGCCGCACCCAGAGCTCTACAACCTAGCCTCAAAAAGCCTCCGGCGAAGAAGCCCGGACTCAGAGCTCCAAACTGCCCTCCACCGCTTCCTCCACCATCACAGGCAAAAGAGGTCCCTTCTATAgcacagtga